Proteins found in one Amycolatopsis umgeniensis genomic segment:
- a CDS encoding ABC transporter permease, which yields MTGLLLRRLRDLVIILVIVGTMMFFVIRLIPGDPAQAILGPTARPSDVDALRESMGLNGPLWEQYLSWAGNVLHGDFGTSITYHAPVLGVVADHILPTLTLAVLSTVISFFLSVAITSWQAVSPRNPVARALDRLSALGMAMPDFWISLMLVLVFSVTLRWFPSSGYENLFTDPATAVPALVLPLTVLVIGQTALFVLTLRESLLGELPLAYLRTARVKGLSERQVMTKHVLPNALMPLITQLGSNFAMLVGGIVIIESIFVVPGLGHLLMGAVSTRDFPLIQGVTLFVAVLFVLVNLLVDLSYALLDPKVRVS from the coding sequence ATGACCGGTCTGCTGCTGCGCAGGCTGCGCGATCTGGTCATCATCCTGGTGATCGTCGGGACGATGATGTTCTTCGTCATCCGGCTGATCCCCGGCGACCCGGCGCAGGCCATCCTCGGCCCGACCGCGCGACCGTCCGATGTGGACGCCTTGCGGGAGAGCATGGGGCTGAACGGACCACTGTGGGAGCAGTACCTCAGCTGGGCCGGGAACGTGCTGCACGGCGACTTCGGGACGTCGATCACCTATCACGCTCCGGTGCTCGGCGTCGTCGCCGACCACATCCTGCCGACGCTCACCCTGGCCGTTCTGTCCACGGTGATCAGCTTCTTCCTCTCGGTCGCGATCACGTCCTGGCAGGCGGTTTCGCCGCGCAATCCGGTGGCGCGGGCGCTGGACCGGCTCTCCGCGCTCGGTATGGCGATGCCGGACTTCTGGATCTCGCTGATGCTCGTGCTGGTGTTCTCGGTGACGCTGCGCTGGTTCCCTTCCAGCGGTTACGAAAACCTGTTCACCGACCCGGCCACCGCGGTGCCGGCGCTGGTGCTGCCGCTGACCGTGCTGGTCATCGGGCAGACCGCGTTGTTCGTGCTCACCCTGCGCGAAAGCCTGCTCGGTGAGCTGCCGCTGGCGTATCTGCGCACCGCGCGGGTCAAGGGGCTCTCCGAGCGGCAGGTGATGACCAAGCACGTCCTACCGAACGCGCTGATGCCGTTGATCACCCAGCTGGGCAGCAACTTCGCCATGCTGGTCGGCGGGATCGTGATCATCGAATCCATCTTCGTCGTGCCCGGGCTCGGCCATCTGCTGATGGGCGCGGTATCCACCCGCGACTTCCCGCTGATCCAGGGTGTGACGCTGTTCGTCGCGGTGCTGTTCGTACTGGTCAACCTGCTGGTGGACCTGTCGTACGCACTGCTCGACCCGAAGGTGCGTGTCTCGTGA
- a CDS encoding SDR family oxidoreductase, which yields MVTGGASGIGRGVAEAFQSAGDRVVIADVDARAAHDLAGELGAEHVELDISDPGSVDAALALVTGRFGPVEVLVNNAGLAGGGGPLVGLDIGVFDLCMRVNFRGTFLMTRAVGAHMVEAGTRGSIVNITSIGARQPTPGLGHYEATKAAVEALTRSAALELAPHGIRVNAVAPGPVLTPMTAGFASDTAARAAWEARIPLGTIASVADVVPSVLFLASADAGHLTGVSLQVDGGQLLT from the coding sequence GTGGTGACCGGCGGTGCCAGTGGCATCGGCCGCGGAGTCGCCGAAGCCTTCCAGTCCGCGGGCGACCGCGTGGTCATCGCCGACGTCGACGCGCGCGCCGCCCACGACCTCGCGGGCGAACTCGGTGCCGAGCACGTCGAACTCGACATCTCCGACCCGGGATCGGTGGACGCGGCGCTGGCACTCGTCACCGGCCGATTCGGCCCGGTGGAGGTCCTGGTCAACAACGCGGGCCTCGCCGGGGGCGGCGGTCCGTTGGTGGGACTGGACATCGGTGTCTTCGACCTGTGCATGCGGGTGAATTTCCGTGGCACCTTCCTGATGACCCGTGCGGTCGGGGCGCATATGGTCGAGGCGGGTACTCGCGGCTCCATCGTCAACATCACCTCCATCGGCGCCCGGCAGCCGACGCCCGGGCTCGGTCATTACGAGGCCACCAAAGCCGCCGTCGAGGCGCTCACCCGCTCGGCCGCGCTCGAACTGGCGCCGCACGGCATCCGGGTCAACGCCGTCGCTCCCGGCCCGGTGCTCACGCCGATGACCGCCGGATTCGCCTCGGACACCGCCGCCCGCGCGGCGTGGGAAGCGAGGATTCCGTTGGGAACCATCGCTTCCGTCGCCGACGTGGTGCCGTCAGTCCTGTTCCTCGCCTCCGCCGACGCCGGCCATCTCACCGGGGTGAGCCTCCAGGTCGACGGCGGGCAACTGCTCACCTGA
- a CDS encoding aldo/keto reductase: MHEKQNGLGFATSALGLGSWNTWDRMDFDDAVRLLRHAIDAGVTLFDVAHYNMGPHSERSRTDVLFGEAIRAAGIRRDEYQLCGKLWLWDYPNTGFAEQLATSFDRVGVVHAEAVVVGDYFGDQDIPRIVTEVAEQIRLGRFDVWGVNNWLAADLDLALEFASREGLPAPSFAQLKYSVARRSMAEGPFYGKHFEAGRLTLQASDIFEGGVLLGKTPERKIGADPGGIRESIRDAASRVASVAADFGVSTSQLSLAFCLAYGPVANVLFGVSRMAQLEDNLGAVRLASEHGAEVRAALEDLWLDRSVAADGTF; encoded by the coding sequence GTGCACGAGAAGCAGAACGGGCTGGGCTTCGCCACTTCGGCGCTGGGCCTCGGCTCCTGGAACACGTGGGACCGCATGGACTTCGACGACGCGGTGCGCCTGCTCCGGCACGCGATCGACGCGGGGGTCACGCTTTTCGACGTGGCCCACTACAACATGGGACCGCATTCCGAGCGGTCACGCACGGATGTCCTTTTCGGTGAGGCGATCCGTGCCGCCGGGATCCGGCGCGACGAGTATCAGCTGTGCGGAAAGCTGTGGCTCTGGGACTACCCGAACACCGGTTTCGCCGAGCAGCTCGCGACCTCGTTCGACCGCGTCGGCGTCGTCCACGCGGAAGCCGTCGTGGTCGGTGACTACTTCGGGGACCAGGACATCCCGCGGATCGTCACCGAGGTCGCCGAACAGATCCGTCTCGGCCGCTTCGACGTCTGGGGCGTGAACAACTGGCTCGCCGCGGATCTCGATCTCGCACTGGAGTTCGCTTCCCGCGAAGGACTCCCGGCGCCTTCTTTCGCCCAGCTGAAATACAGCGTCGCACGGCGTTCCATGGCCGAAGGACCGTTCTACGGCAAGCATTTCGAGGCCGGCCGGCTGACCTTGCAGGCGTCGGACATCTTCGAGGGTGGCGTGTTGCTCGGCAAGACTCCGGAGCGGAAGATCGGCGCTGATCCGGGCGGGATCCGGGAGTCCATCCGGGACGCCGCCTCGCGAGTCGCTTCCGTGGCCGCCGACTTCGGTGTGAGTACTTCGCAGCTGTCACTTGCGTTTTGTCTCGCGTACGGGCCGGTGGCGAACGTGCTGTTCGGGGTGAGCCGGATGGCGCAGCTGGAGGACAACCTGGGCGCCGTCCGGCTGGCTTCGGAGCACGGCGCGGAAGTGCGGGCGGCTCTCGAAGATCTCTGGCTGGACCGCTCGGTCGCCGCCGATGGGACGTTCTGA
- a CDS encoding zinc-binding dehydrogenase, which translates to MVNRTEAAVLTEHGSALTLRELPLPEEPEPGAALVRITCTTLCGTDVHIWSGQMTFPGMLPMVLGHEMVGEVVAVGPDTTDTLGREITEGDRIGWSESTCGKCYGCTILREPVACEKRGYGFLQRSDVFPYATGGLVRYCYVTPGAAKLLLPDDVKDTWASMSGCAGKTVLRAVSRSGGIRPGATVVVQGAGALGVFATAVARISGAGDVITIGGPADRLETAERFGATATIPVDGTAEERVERVKELTGGRGADHVFDFAGGPTIGEEAVAFAAQRGTIAIVGSTGPAPSPVALGTVMGKELTVVGSLNGDIADYHRSVDFFRTFADRLPWDDLFSAPVGLSEASKSVESMSRLGELKAVIDPRLP; encoded by the coding sequence ATGGTCAACAGAACCGAAGCGGCGGTGCTCACCGAACACGGCTCCGCGCTCACCTTGCGGGAACTACCGCTGCCGGAAGAGCCGGAACCGGGCGCCGCGCTGGTCCGGATCACCTGCACCACCCTGTGCGGCACCGACGTGCACATCTGGTCCGGCCAGATGACCTTCCCCGGCATGCTCCCGATGGTGCTGGGCCACGAAATGGTCGGCGAGGTGGTGGCCGTCGGACCGGATACCACCGACACCCTCGGCCGCGAGATCACCGAGGGCGACCGCATCGGCTGGTCCGAATCGACCTGCGGAAAGTGTTACGGCTGCACGATCCTGCGCGAACCGGTCGCCTGCGAGAAGCGCGGATACGGCTTCCTCCAGCGTTCCGACGTCTTCCCGTACGCCACGGGCGGTCTCGTCCGGTACTGCTACGTGACCCCCGGCGCGGCCAAACTCCTCCTCCCGGACGACGTCAAGGACACCTGGGCCTCGATGTCGGGCTGCGCGGGCAAGACCGTGCTGCGGGCGGTCTCACGCTCCGGCGGGATCCGTCCCGGTGCGACGGTCGTGGTCCAGGGCGCCGGCGCGCTGGGTGTGTTCGCCACCGCCGTCGCGCGGATCTCCGGCGCGGGCGACGTCATCACCATCGGTGGCCCCGCCGACCGTTTGGAGACCGCCGAACGCTTCGGGGCGACAGCGACGATCCCGGTCGACGGCACCGCCGAAGAACGCGTCGAGCGGGTCAAGGAACTCACCGGCGGCCGCGGTGCCGACCACGTCTTCGATTTCGCGGGCGGGCCCACCATCGGTGAGGAGGCCGTGGCCTTCGCGGCGCAGCGCGGGACGATCGCGATCGTCGGTTCCACCGGACCCGCCCCCTCCCCCGTGGCGCTGGGCACGGTGATGGGCAAGGAACTCACCGTCGTCGGCTCGCTCAACGGCGACATCGCCGACTACCACCGCTCGGTGGACTTCTTCCGCACGTTCGCCGATCGGCTGCCCTGGGACGACCTGTTCAGCGCGCCTGTCGGCCTTTCCGAAGCGTCCAAGAGCGTCGAGTCGATGTCGCGGCTCGGCGAACTCAAAGCCGTCATCGACCCCCGCCTTCCCTAG
- a CDS encoding ABC transporter permease subunit has protein sequence MSVALVEKTSSVRETPSSGRAAKLFRRNRMLVITTALLALIVLTVIVLPFFLPSVSATDPVNRLLPPSSAHLLGTDSFGRDVLARLVSGGRASLGLSALITLCAAFTGLVIGLISGFFRAADAVLMRVMDAWMSFPAIILAMALAISLGASIWTELIALTVIFTPFTARVIRSRVLGIAGRAYIGAARVSGMSKGKILVVHVFPNVLPLALVQVVILSAAAMLVDGAMSFLGLGIAPPTPTWGNMIAEGRSYLVQAPWLVIAPGVTIMVCVFLLNLIGSSLRIAVDARARTLSEMQRLRTRRPSGS, from the coding sequence GTGAGCGTGGCTCTGGTGGAAAAGACCTCGTCGGTGCGCGAGACGCCTTCGTCCGGTCGCGCGGCCAAACTGTTCCGGCGCAACCGGATGCTGGTCATCACCACCGCGCTGCTGGCGTTGATCGTCCTGACCGTGATCGTGCTGCCGTTCTTCCTGCCGAGCGTCAGCGCGACAGACCCGGTCAACCGGCTGCTGCCGCCGTCGTCCGCGCATCTCCTCGGCACCGACTCGTTCGGCCGTGACGTGCTCGCCCGGCTGGTCTCCGGCGGACGGGCGTCGCTCGGGCTGTCCGCCCTGATCACCCTGTGCGCGGCCTTCACCGGTCTGGTGATCGGGCTGATCAGCGGGTTCTTCCGCGCGGCGGACGCGGTGCTGATGCGGGTGATGGACGCCTGGATGTCGTTCCCGGCGATCATCCTCGCGATGGCTCTGGCGATCTCGCTCGGAGCGAGCATCTGGACCGAACTGATCGCGCTGACGGTGATCTTCACTCCGTTCACCGCCCGCGTGATCCGCAGCCGGGTGCTGGGCATCGCCGGCCGCGCCTACATCGGCGCGGCGCGGGTCTCGGGGATGAGCAAGGGGAAGATCCTCGTCGTCCACGTGTTCCCGAACGTGCTGCCGCTCGCGCTGGTGCAGGTCGTGATCCTCTCGGCGGCGGCGATGCTGGTCGACGGCGCGATGAGCTTCCTCGGCCTCGGCATCGCTCCCCCGACCCCGACCTGGGGCAACATGATCGCCGAAGGCCGGTCGTATCTGGTGCAGGCGCCCTGGCTGGTGATCGCGCCCGGCGTGACGATCATGGTGTGCGTGTTCCTGTTGAACCTCATCGGCTCGTCGCTGCGGATCGCCGTCGACGCCCGTGCGCGGACGCTGAGCGAGATGCAACGCCTGCGCACCCGCCGTCCCTCCGGCAGCTAG
- a CDS encoding alpha/beta fold hydrolase, whose translation MAVRRFGPETVSGPPVLLVHGFASDGHTDWITTGWPAALTAAGREVLVPDLPGHGSSPVPPGSLGAAAITGELSRLVSGLSEVDVVGYSLGARLAWELPVQAPVRRLVLAGVSPFEPFGAVDVAAALAYADGGKVPADPLTGMIAHMITAPGRNPAALARCIEDLRAEPFAPVAGAVAVPTRFVAGTADPISQGIETLVDLVPGASLVRVPGDHGGALRSPEFKAAVLEFLA comes from the coding sequence CTGGCCGTGCGCCGTTTCGGCCCCGAAACCGTTTCGGGACCGCCTGTTCTGCTGGTGCACGGCTTCGCCTCCGACGGGCACACCGACTGGATCACCACGGGGTGGCCCGCCGCGCTCACCGCCGCGGGCCGCGAGGTACTCGTGCCCGACCTGCCCGGTCACGGCTCCAGCCCCGTGCCCCCGGGCTCGCTCGGCGCCGCCGCGATCACCGGCGAACTCTCACGGCTCGTCTCGGGTCTGTCCGAAGTGGACGTCGTCGGCTACTCGCTCGGCGCACGGCTGGCCTGGGAACTGCCGGTCCAGGCGCCGGTCCGGCGGCTGGTGCTGGCGGGGGTGAGCCCGTTCGAGCCGTTCGGCGCTGTCGACGTCGCGGCGGCGCTGGCGTACGCCGACGGCGGGAAAGTACCCGCGGATCCACTGACGGGGATGATCGCGCACATGATCACCGCGCCGGGACGCAATCCGGCCGCGCTCGCCCGGTGCATCGAAGACCTGCGTGCCGAGCCGTTCGCTCCGGTCGCCGGTGCGGTCGCCGTGCCGACGCGGTTCGTGGCGGGTACCGCTGATCCGATCAGTCAGGGCATCGAGACTCTCGTCGACCTGGTGCCGGGGGCTTCGCTGGTGCGGGTGCCCGGGGATCACGGCGGGGCGCTGCGGAGCCCGGAGTTCAAGGCCGCCGTGCTGGAGTTCCTCGCCTGA
- a CDS encoding aldo/keto reductase, translated as MPVIPQRRIGRDGPLTGVLSLGSWHTYDRMDFREAVNLVRTAVDSGITLFDVGVYGFPGATPVYTDVLFSAMVRAAGLRREDYLLSAKLWLEDYPEHNLRDQLDNALFRAGVEHADLVVLGDLRREDTDLHQLVLDLDELRRAGLIRQWGVNNWSAGTIKALHDFAAAENVPGPAIAQLKYSVARRSIPDGEPFKQVFGELGVTLQSSDIFEGGILLGKNSGARQVGRDPGDIRERIATSAPQLAKIATELGATPAQLCLAFTLTHPANTTTLFGATSTAQLEDNLGAVDLVERVGADELRGLVEPHWADRDVVDPEGP; from the coding sequence ATGCCCGTCATCCCCCAGCGCCGGATCGGCCGCGACGGCCCGCTCACCGGCGTGCTCTCGCTCGGCTCGTGGCACACCTACGACCGGATGGACTTCCGCGAGGCGGTGAACCTGGTCCGCACCGCCGTCGATTCCGGCATCACGCTCTTCGACGTCGGCGTCTACGGTTTCCCCGGCGCCACCCCGGTCTACACCGACGTGCTGTTCTCCGCGATGGTCCGCGCGGCCGGGCTCCGGCGCGAGGACTACCTGCTTTCGGCCAAGCTCTGGCTGGAGGACTACCCCGAGCACAACCTCCGCGACCAGCTGGACAACGCGCTGTTCCGTGCCGGGGTCGAGCACGCGGATCTGGTGGTACTGGGCGATCTCCGGCGCGAAGACACCGATCTGCACCAGCTGGTGCTCGATCTGGACGAACTCCGCCGGGCCGGGCTGATCCGCCAGTGGGGGGTGAACAACTGGTCCGCCGGCACGATCAAGGCGCTCCACGACTTCGCCGCGGCGGAGAACGTACCCGGCCCCGCCATCGCGCAGCTGAAGTACAGCGTCGCCCGGCGGTCCATTCCGGACGGTGAACCCTTCAAGCAGGTCTTCGGCGAACTCGGGGTCACGCTGCAGTCCTCGGACATCTTCGAGGGCGGGATCCTGCTGGGCAAGAACAGCGGTGCGCGTCAGGTCGGCCGCGACCCCGGCGACATCCGCGAGCGTATCGCCACCTCCGCCCCACAACTCGCGAAGATCGCGACGGAACTGGGTGCGACCCCGGCGCAGCTGTGCCTGGCTTTCACCCTCACCCACCCGGCCAACACGACCACGCTCTTCGGCGCGACCAGCACCGCGCAGCTCGAGGACAACCTGGGCGCCGTCGACCTCGTCGAGCGCGTGGGCGCGGACGAACTCCGCGGGCTCGTCGAGCCGCACTGGGCCGACCGGGACGTCGTCGATCCGGAGGGACCGTGA
- a CDS encoding amidohydrolase, with product MRTFDPAGTVVRAMAVRDDRIVALGDVALDHIGPETEVIDLAGRTVLPGINDAHLHATWLGARWPDTLIGGAGFTGGEEKAVRDAAERRAAILRAGDLCASLGITSYTEPGLGPGETGCFGAEVLEEYAALAREGLLRARVTALRLFGLLDGASSLEDFERGLATPSPSADPAWLTVPGVKIFADGIPPMRSAWTHHCYADGSHGTLLVDGDDDPGRAANLAAMIRLAHDAGMVVAVHATGDRSIEVALGSLRRGDHLVHGDLVTRDQLARMASAGVGLTTQPAIAVAMRGMLSAALGAEVGARAWPLAEMLDSGVALTLSSDAPVVTPDWRVHIAAAARMLDASEVDAALMTRLLRCYTVAAAEQDGAAEWKGSLTVGRVADFCVLAANPLEVAFADLPDVGVELTVSGGRVVYSGEQLPAVDLEAHPGEMAGVGGGEEQD from the coding sequence GTGCGCACTTTCGACCCGGCGGGCACCGTCGTGCGGGCGATGGCGGTCCGCGACGACCGGATCGTCGCCCTCGGTGACGTCGCTCTGGACCACATCGGCCCGGAGACCGAGGTGATCGACCTCGCGGGCAGAACGGTTTTGCCCGGAATCAACGACGCGCACCTCCACGCGACCTGGCTGGGCGCCCGGTGGCCGGACACGCTCATCGGTGGTGCGGGATTCACCGGGGGAGAAGAGAAAGCGGTGCGCGACGCGGCCGAACGGCGGGCCGCCATCCTCCGCGCGGGTGATCTGTGCGCGTCGCTCGGCATCACGAGTTACACCGAGCCCGGTTTGGGCCCCGGCGAGACGGGCTGCTTCGGCGCCGAGGTGCTCGAGGAATACGCGGCACTGGCCCGGGAAGGGCTTTTGCGCGCGAGGGTGACCGCGCTGCGGTTGTTCGGCCTGCTCGACGGCGCGAGTTCGCTGGAAGACTTCGAACGCGGGCTGGCGACGCCGTCGCCGTCCGCGGATCCGGCGTGGCTCACCGTGCCCGGTGTGAAGATCTTCGCCGACGGCATCCCGCCGATGCGGTCCGCGTGGACACATCATTGCTACGCCGACGGTTCCCACGGCACGTTGCTGGTCGACGGCGACGACGACCCGGGTCGTGCGGCCAACCTCGCCGCCATGATCCGTCTCGCCCACGACGCCGGAATGGTGGTCGCCGTGCACGCCACGGGGGATCGCAGCATCGAGGTGGCGCTCGGCTCGCTGCGCCGCGGCGACCACCTGGTGCACGGGGACCTGGTGACGCGGGATCAGCTGGCGCGGATGGCTTCCGCGGGTGTCGGCCTGACCACCCAGCCCGCGATCGCGGTGGCGATGCGGGGGATGCTTTCGGCCGCTCTCGGCGCGGAGGTCGGTGCCCGCGCCTGGCCCTTGGCCGAGATGCTGGACTCCGGTGTCGCGCTGACCTTGAGCAGCGACGCACCGGTGGTCACCCCGGACTGGCGGGTGCACATCGCCGCGGCCGCCCGGATGCTGGACGCGTCCGAAGTGGACGCCGCGCTGATGACCCGGTTGCTGCGCTGCTACACGGTGGCGGCCGCCGAGCAGGACGGGGCCGCGGAGTGGAAGGGTTCGCTGACCGTCGGCCGGGTCGCCGACTTCTGCGTGCTGGCGGCGAATCCGCTCGAGGTCGCGTTCGCGGACCTGCCGGACGTCGGTGTCGAACTCACCGTGTCCGGCGGCCGCGTCGTGTACTCAGGTGAGCAGTTGCCCGCCGTCGACCTGGAGGCTCACCCCGGTGAGATGGCCGGCGTCGGCGGAGGCGAGGAACAGGACTGA
- a CDS encoding ABC transporter substrate-binding protein, whose product MRRTLTSAALGLATVLLLSSCMGGQAGGGAADGPPKPGGNLNVAVPTDPQSLDMVANPGQVTAHIGNMMYEKLFEVDRGFTARPMLVEDFTTSPDRLTYAFKLRQGVTFHDGNPLTSEDVVASLKRWQQVHRTGQLVTPDIDAITPTDPATVTIKLKQPRYPLINELAGAGTEIYEAKNLTGVAPTGFAQDKAIGTGPYKLKSWDIGRELVLERYTGYKSRSEEDWGGQAGAKHAYLDTVTYKVVSDQDALINGLQTGQWDHIMPTNDQYETLRNNPAVVVHNLPGGNDNVVIPNFNTGSKFADPRAREALNLLLDKPAINAATGGSKDLTLETGAFASPDNKQFYSTAGEEVYKKHDPEKAKQLLAEVGITAGATIRIVTTNSYPEFGKWAVLIQDSLSKIGINTKIDTFDFATMLGTLTKEPGGWDITTLFFDSALTSPAQMPALTLGTLNGSSSPELDGLMAEFNASTTPEQAKAVVDKLQAFTWKQLSVITLSQSKLYAAYSPKLKGYGDFYRVFWNTWLAS is encoded by the coding sequence ATGAGACGAACCCTGACCTCGGCCGCCCTCGGCTTGGCGACCGTCCTGCTGCTCAGCTCGTGTATGGGAGGGCAGGCCGGCGGTGGCGCCGCGGACGGGCCCCCGAAGCCCGGCGGCAACCTCAACGTGGCCGTGCCCACCGATCCGCAGTCGCTCGACATGGTCGCGAATCCCGGCCAGGTCACCGCGCATATCGGCAACATGATGTACGAGAAGCTGTTCGAGGTGGACCGCGGCTTCACCGCCCGGCCCATGCTGGTCGAGGACTTCACCACCAGCCCGGACAGGCTCACCTACGCCTTCAAGCTGCGCCAGGGCGTCACCTTCCACGACGGCAATCCGCTGACGTCCGAGGACGTCGTCGCGAGCCTCAAGCGCTGGCAGCAGGTCCACCGCACCGGCCAGCTGGTCACCCCGGACATCGACGCGATCACGCCGACCGACCCGGCGACGGTGACCATCAAGCTCAAGCAGCCCCGCTACCCGCTGATCAACGAGCTCGCCGGCGCGGGCACGGAGATCTACGAAGCGAAGAACCTCACCGGTGTCGCGCCGACCGGTTTCGCCCAGGACAAGGCTATCGGGACCGGGCCGTACAAGCTGAAGAGCTGGGACATCGGCCGTGAACTGGTGCTGGAGCGGTACACCGGCTACAAGTCCCGGTCCGAAGAGGACTGGGGCGGGCAGGCGGGCGCCAAGCACGCGTACCTGGACACCGTGACCTACAAGGTCGTCTCCGATCAGGACGCGCTGATCAACGGCCTGCAGACCGGGCAGTGGGACCACATCATGCCCACCAACGACCAGTACGAGACGCTGCGCAACAACCCGGCCGTGGTCGTGCACAACCTCCCCGGCGGCAACGACAACGTCGTGATCCCCAACTTCAACACCGGTTCGAAGTTCGCCGACCCCCGTGCCCGCGAGGCGCTGAACCTGTTGCTGGACAAGCCAGCGATCAACGCGGCCACCGGCGGCAGCAAGGACCTCACCCTCGAGACCGGCGCCTTCGCCTCGCCGGACAACAAGCAGTTCTATTCCACCGCAGGTGAAGAGGTCTACAAGAAGCACGACCCGGAGAAGGCCAAGCAGCTGCTGGCCGAGGTCGGCATCACCGCGGGCGCGACGATCCGCATCGTCACCACGAACTCGTATCCGGAGTTCGGCAAGTGGGCCGTGCTGATCCAGGACAGCCTGTCGAAGATCGGCATCAACACCAAGATCGACACCTTCGACTTCGCCACCATGCTCGGCACGCTGACCAAGGAACCGGGCGGCTGGGACATCACCACGCTGTTCTTCGACTCGGCGCTGACCTCGCCCGCCCAGATGCCCGCGCTCACCCTCGGCACGCTGAACGGTTCGTCCTCGCCCGAACTGGACGGGCTCATGGCGGAGTTCAACGCCTCGACGACGCCGGAGCAGGCGAAAGCGGTGGTCGACAAGCTCCAGGCGTTCACCTGGAAGCAGCTGTCGGTGATCACCTTGAGCCAGTCCAAGCTGTACGCGGCCTACTCCCCCAAGCTCAAGGGCTACGGCGACTTCTACCGCGTCTTCTGGAACACCTGGCTGGCATCATGA